In Candidatus Brocadiaceae bacterium, the following are encoded in one genomic region:
- a CDS encoding amidohydrolase family protein, giving the protein MLAPALLDVQVNGFAGHDFNRPDAGPEEAAAVVRALGSAGVALCCPTVVTASFDHMAACLRAVNAACADEAVAAAIPAVHVEGPCISPDEGPRGAHPQDHVRPPEWDEFRRLQDASGGRIGIVTLAPELPGATAFIERLSEAGIVPAIGHTNASPADVDRAVEAGARLSTHLGNGSHALLPRHENYIWRQMAEDRLWASVIPDGHHLPGYVLKCMIRGKQVARTILVSDAVNIAGLPAGEYEFAGRPVVLTPAGKIQLKGTPFLAGSSLELARGVANAVRLGEVSLAEAVRMATLNPARLLGIDDRYGSIEPGKDADLLLFRWDEAAARIEVVRTILQGRTVFEQGNGR; this is encoded by the coding sequence ATGCTCGCCCCGGCCCTGCTGGACGTGCAGGTGAACGGGTTCGCGGGGCACGACTTCAACCGGCCGGACGCAGGCCCCGAGGAGGCCGCAGCGGTCGTGCGGGCGCTCGGCAGCGCCGGCGTTGCACTCTGCTGCCCCACGGTCGTGACGGCGTCGTTCGACCACATGGCCGCCTGCCTGCGCGCGGTCAACGCGGCATGCGCGGACGAAGCGGTCGCCGCGGCCATCCCCGCCGTCCACGTGGAAGGCCCCTGCATCTCGCCCGACGAAGGCCCGCGCGGGGCGCATCCGCAGGACCACGTGCGCCCGCCGGAGTGGGACGAGTTCCGCCGCCTGCAGGACGCCTCCGGCGGACGCATCGGCATCGTGACGCTGGCGCCCGAACTCCCGGGTGCGACGGCGTTCATCGAACGCCTGAGCGAGGCCGGGATCGTGCCGGCCATCGGCCACACGAACGCATCGCCGGCGGACGTAGACCGCGCGGTAGAGGCGGGCGCCCGCCTGTCGACGCACCTGGGCAACGGGTCACATGCCCTGCTGCCGCGGCATGAGAACTACATCTGGCGCCAGATGGCCGAGGACCGGCTGTGGGCCAGCGTCATCCCGGACGGCCACCACCTGCCGGGGTACGTGCTCAAGTGCATGATCCGCGGCAAGCAGGTCGCGCGCACGATCCTGGTCAGCGACGCCGTCAACATCGCCGGCCTGCCCGCAGGGGAGTACGAGTTCGCGGGCCGTCCCGTCGTGCTGACGCCGGCGGGGAAGATCCAGCTCAAGGGCACCCCGTTCCTGGCCGGTTCCTCGCTGGAACTGGCCCGGGGCGTCGCCAACGCCGTGCGCCTGGGGGAGGTCTCGCTGGCCGAGGCCGTGCGGATGGCCACCCTCAACCCGGCCCGCCTTCTGGGCATCGACGACCGCTACGGATCCATCGAGCCCGGCAAGGACGCCGACCTGCTCCTGTTCCGCTGGGACGAGGCGGCCGCCCGCATCGAGGTCGTCAGGACCATCCTGCAGGGCCGTACCGTCTTCGAGCAAGGGAACGGCCGCTGA
- a CDS encoding aldo/keto reductase yields the protein MQYRRLSGTELDVSVICFGGMTAGSYGTFGHQDDEASMQAVRAALEEGINFFDTAEGYGDGHSEDVLGRALQGRREQVVIGTKVSQRHLDRDQMARACNRSLRLLRTDYLDIYHVHWPNHDVPFADVVERLERLREAGKVRYWGVSNFGRQDLTDLLACGRPAVNQVPYSLLWRIIEHEVRPLCIENGVSIICYSPLAQGLLTGKFGRPDEVPPERARARYMAEAAERSFKVIGLLREVSDELGQPMADVALAWALAQPGIASVLTGVRSDEQVRQNARAADLTLPAAALERLTQGSEALRQELGTDPDMWNAGERSRYR from the coding sequence GTGCAGTACAGAAGACTGAGCGGGACGGAACTGGATGTCTCGGTGATCTGCTTCGGGGGCATGACGGCGGGTTCGTACGGCACCTTCGGACACCAGGATGACGAGGCGTCCATGCAGGCCGTGCGGGCGGCGCTCGAGGAGGGCATCAACTTCTTCGATACCGCGGAGGGCTACGGCGACGGCCACTCCGAGGACGTGCTCGGGCGCGCGCTGCAGGGCCGCCGGGAACAGGTGGTGATCGGCACCAAGGTCTCGCAGCGCCACCTGGACCGGGACCAGATGGCACGGGCGTGCAACCGGAGCCTGCGGCTGCTGCGCACGGACTACCTGGACATCTACCACGTTCACTGGCCCAACCACGACGTCCCGTTTGCCGACGTCGTGGAACGGCTGGAGAGGTTGCGCGAGGCCGGCAAGGTGCGCTACTGGGGTGTGTCCAACTTCGGCCGTCAGGACCTGACCGATCTGCTGGCATGCGGCCGTCCCGCCGTCAACCAGGTGCCCTACAGCCTCCTGTGGCGGATTATCGAGCACGAGGTGCGGCCGCTCTGCATCGAGAACGGCGTGAGCATCATCTGCTACAGCCCGCTGGCCCAGGGGCTGCTGACCGGCAAGTTCGGCCGTCCGGACGAGGTGCCGCCGGAGCGGGCGCGCGCCCGCTACATGGCCGAAGCGGCGGAGCGTTCGTTCAAGGTGATCGGCCTGCTGCGGGAGGTCAGCGACGAACTCGGCCAGCCGATGGCCGACGTGGCGCTGGCGTGGGCGCTGGCGCAGCCGGGCATCGCGTCCGTGCTGACCGGGGTGCGGAGCGACGAGCAGGTCCGGCAGAACGCCCGCGCGGCCGACCTGACGCTGCCCGCCGCCGCCCTCGAGCGCCTCACGCAGGGCTCGGAGGCGCTCAGACAGGAGCTGGGCACGGACCCGGACATGTGGAACGCCGGGGAACGGTCGCGGTATCGCTGA
- the rdgB gene encoding RdgB/HAM1 family non-canonical purine NTP pyrophosphatase: MRLLLATRNPHKQRELGELLADLPVEVRTLADCPHAPDVDEDCPTLEENAAKKASEVAAACGGFAMADDSGLFVDALDGRPGVLSARYAGPNPTSARLCARLVAELQDVPDQARTARFRCCIAMADPDGRIILTASGHVGGRILREMRGTGGFGYDPVFLYEPWGRTFAEVPPAEKNAVSHRAQALRAFRDGLERWLRGGNGR; this comes from the coding sequence ATGCGTCTGCTGCTCGCGACGAGGAACCCGCACAAGCAGAGGGAGTTGGGCGAACTCCTTGCCGACCTGCCCGTGGAGGTCCGCACGCTGGCCGACTGCCCCCACGCGCCCGACGTGGATGAGGACTGTCCGACCCTGGAGGAGAACGCCGCCAAGAAGGCCTCCGAGGTCGCCGCGGCCTGCGGCGGGTTCGCCATGGCCGACGACTCCGGGCTGTTCGTCGACGCGCTGGACGGGCGCCCCGGCGTCCTGAGCGCCCGGTACGCCGGCCCCAATCCGACCTCGGCTCGCCTCTGCGCACGGCTCGTGGCCGAACTGCAGGATGTGCCGGACCAGGCCCGGACCGCCCGCTTCCGGTGCTGCATTGCCATGGCGGACCCGGACGGGCGGATCATACTGACCGCTTCGGGGCACGTCGGCGGGCGCATCCTGCGGGAGATGCGCGGGACCGGGGGGTTCGGCTACGATCCCGTCTTTCTCTACGAGCCCTGGGGCCGCACGTTCGCCGAGGTCCCGCCCGCCGAGAAGAACGCCGTCAGCCACCGTGCGCAGGCGTTGCGTGCGTTTCGGGACGGGCTGGAGCGGTGGCTGCGGGGCGGCAACGGGCGTTGA
- a CDS encoding Gfo/Idh/MocA family oxidoreductase, which yields MGVPRIALVGGGTFGLMHLRAFRQFQHDGRCEFLALADVNERLLEERAREFGMRAYADYREMLERERPDAVAVATPDHLHREIALAALAQGAHVFVEKPMDTTVEGCTAMIEAGRDAGVLLQVDFHKRYDPYHAELRRSARQGKLGEIEYAYAWMEDRIEVPRSWLAAWAGESSPAWFLGIHMVDLVCWITGCGGRRVHATGVRKKLRSLGIDAWDSVCFSVEMDRDVTFQCQTSWVLPDAFEGIVNQGIRVVGTEGLMEVDSQDRGARCCFAADGRMATPNPGFFREGRDPCGRAVYGGYGIDAIRHFVDNVSFLMDGGALSDLAGTYPSGEDGREATRIVAGVHDALQRHAAVDL from the coding sequence ATGGGTGTGCCGAGGATCGCGCTGGTCGGCGGGGGGACGTTCGGCCTGATGCACCTGCGGGCGTTCCGCCAGTTCCAGCACGATGGGCGTTGTGAGTTCCTCGCGCTGGCGGATGTGAACGAGCGCCTCCTGGAGGAGCGCGCCCGGGAGTTCGGGATGCGCGCCTACGCCGACTACCGGGAGATGCTCGAACGCGAGCGGCCGGACGCGGTCGCCGTCGCCACGCCGGACCACCTGCACCGCGAGATCGCCCTCGCCGCCCTTGCGCAGGGCGCCCACGTGTTCGTCGAGAAGCCCATGGACACGACGGTGGAGGGCTGCACCGCCATGATCGAGGCCGGGCGGGACGCCGGCGTCCTCCTTCAGGTGGATTTCCACAAGCGGTACGACCCCTATCATGCCGAACTTCGGCGGAGTGCCCGGCAGGGGAAGCTCGGCGAGATCGAGTATGCGTATGCCTGGATGGAGGACCGGATCGAGGTCCCCCGCTCATGGCTTGCGGCCTGGGCGGGCGAGTCCTCGCCGGCCTGGTTCCTCGGCATCCACATGGTGGACCTGGTCTGCTGGATCACCGGGTGCGGGGGGAGGCGGGTGCATGCGACGGGCGTGCGCAAGAAGCTCCGTTCGCTCGGGATCGACGCCTGGGACTCGGTCTGCTTCTCGGTGGAGATGGACCGGGACGTCACGTTCCAGTGCCAGACCTCCTGGGTGCTGCCCGACGCATTCGAGGGGATCGTCAACCAGGGCATCCGCGTGGTGGGCACCGAGGGCCTCATGGAGGTCGACTCGCAGGACCGCGGCGCGCGGTGCTGCTTCGCCGCCGACGGGCGCATGGCCACCCCCAATCCGGGTTTCTTCCGCGAGGGGCGCGACCCGTGTGGCCGCGCCGTCTACGGTGGATACGGCATCGACGCGATCCGGCATTTTGTCGACAACGTGTCGTTCCTGATGGACGGCGGGGCGCTGTCGGACCTGGCGGGGACCTACCCGAGCGGCGAAGACGGTCGGGAGGCGACCCGCATCGTGGCGGGCGTCCATGACGCCCTGCAGCGGCACGCAGCCGTGGACCTGTAG
- the lon gene encoding endopeptidase La, with amino-acid sequence MTAQKARTEVLPVLALRGTVVFPGASVRLRVGRRRSLAALEAAAAGDGRVVLVAQRRAETEAPSLDDLHPVGVIAAVRPGPELEGGKVRLIIADGLARCRLCAPAREEPFLAARVESLAGASAEVSSSLAGEVRTLFLSGPHREERTALLSVFPEAADVGFLIASQLDLSPDDAQALLSEPDAGNRYRMLLPVLRAEEQIARVGRDLWKQAVARAAGGRERHLRERKAAIERELGELSGRGADLQELRERVAAAGLSEEARAEAERELARMERTAPGQPEYGVAEDYLEWLTSLPWRRTETAEPDLRRARRILDRDHHDRDEVKERVLEYLSVRRLRRGRQGALLCLVGPPGVGKTSMGRSIAEATGRRFYRVALGGLRDEAEVRGHRRTYLGAHPGAILRAMRRVGVSNPVIMLDEVDKLGEGPMGDPAGALLEVLDPDQNAAFVDRYLAVGFDLSDVLFIGTANTALTIPGPLLDRLEVIELPGYTTEEKAVIARGYLVPRQVEETGLDPAGVAFDDEAVELLITHYTREAGVRELERQIAAVCRKLVRRGEGRASCPARVRRRLVADLLGPPPYLAEDWDRACRPGVCATLAVGDGGAELMFIEVLRVDGSGRLAVTGRVGAVLRESASLALGYWKARGERFGLAGDRFAQGDFHVHLPGGSAPKDGPAAGLPLALAFASRLFDRSLPPGLAALGEITLHGRVLPVGRIGERLAGARRAGISHVLLPERNRVEVESCRDRRPPEGLEITYVSSVEEALETALAVVPQGRPAPA; translated from the coding sequence ATGACCGCCCAGAAGGCCCGGACAGAGGTGCTTCCCGTGCTGGCGCTGCGGGGAACGGTGGTGTTCCCCGGCGCATCCGTGCGCCTGCGCGTGGGGCGCCGGCGCTCCCTGGCGGCATTGGAGGCGGCCGCCGCCGGCGACGGCCGCGTGGTCCTGGTGGCCCAGCGTCGCGCGGAGACCGAGGCGCCTTCGCTGGACGACCTTCATCCGGTCGGCGTCATCGCCGCTGTGCGGCCCGGGCCCGAACTCGAAGGCGGGAAGGTCCGCCTGATCATCGCCGACGGTCTGGCGCGGTGTCGCCTCTGCGCGCCGGCCCGGGAAGAGCCCTTTCTGGCCGCCCGTGTCGAGTCCCTCGCGGGGGCGTCGGCGGAGGTCTCCTCATCCCTCGCCGGGGAGGTGCGGACGCTGTTCCTCTCCGGCCCGCACCGGGAGGAGCGCACGGCGCTGCTCAGCGTGTTCCCCGAGGCGGCCGACGTCGGCTTCCTCATCGCGTCGCAACTGGATCTGTCGCCGGATGACGCACAGGCCCTGCTGTCCGAACCCGACGCCGGGAACCGCTACCGCATGCTGCTGCCCGTCCTGCGTGCCGAAGAGCAGATCGCCCGCGTGGGCCGCGACCTGTGGAAGCAGGCCGTGGCCCGCGCGGCGGGCGGCCGCGAGCGGCATCTGCGCGAGCGAAAGGCCGCCATCGAGCGCGAACTGGGCGAACTGAGCGGCCGGGGGGCCGACCTGCAGGAACTGCGCGAACGTGTGGCGGCGGCCGGTCTGTCCGAAGAAGCCCGCGCCGAGGCCGAACGCGAACTGGCGCGGATGGAGAGGACGGCGCCCGGGCAGCCCGAATACGGCGTGGCCGAGGACTACCTGGAGTGGCTGACATCCCTGCCCTGGCGGCGGACCGAGACTGCCGAACCGGACCTGCGCCGGGCCCGCCGGATCCTGGATCGCGATCACCACGACCGGGACGAGGTGAAGGAACGGGTGCTGGAGTACCTGAGCGTCCGCCGGCTCCGGCGGGGGCGGCAGGGGGCGTTGCTCTGCCTGGTGGGTCCGCCCGGCGTGGGCAAGACGAGCATGGGCCGCTCGATCGCCGAGGCGACCGGCCGCCGGTTCTACCGCGTGGCCCTGGGCGGCCTCCGCGACGAGGCGGAGGTCCGCGGCCACCGCCGCACCTACCTGGGCGCCCACCCCGGCGCCATCCTTCGGGCGATGCGGCGCGTCGGCGTCTCCAACCCCGTCATCATGCTCGATGAGGTCGACAAGCTCGGCGAGGGGCCGATGGGAGACCCTGCCGGAGCGCTGCTGGAGGTGCTGGACCCGGACCAGAACGCCGCCTTCGTCGACCGTTACCTCGCCGTGGGCTTCGACCTCTCGGACGTCCTGTTCATCGGCACGGCGAACACGGCCCTGACGATTCCCGGACCGCTCCTGGACCGCCTGGAGGTGATCGAGCTGCCGGGGTACACGACCGAGGAGAAGGCGGTGATCGCGCGGGGCTACCTGGTGCCGCGCCAGGTCGAGGAGACCGGGCTGGACCCCGCCGGCGTCGCGTTCGACGACGAGGCCGTCGAGCTGCTGATCACGCACTACACGCGTGAGGCCGGCGTGCGCGAGCTGGAGCGGCAGATCGCGGCGGTCTGCCGCAAGCTCGTGCGGCGAGGCGAGGGGCGCGCGAGCTGCCCGGCGCGGGTGAGGCGGCGGCTGGTGGCCGACCTGCTGGGGCCGCCGCCGTACCTGGCCGAGGACTGGGACCGCGCCTGTCGGCCGGGAGTCTGCGCCACGCTGGCCGTCGGAGACGGCGGCGCCGAGCTGATGTTCATCGAGGTCCTGCGCGTGGACGGCTCGGGCCGCCTGGCGGTGACCGGACGGGTGGGGGCGGTGCTCAGAGAGAGCGCCTCCCTGGCGCTCGGCTACTGGAAGGCGCGGGGGGAGCGGTTCGGGCTGGCCGGCGACCGCTTTGCGCAGGGCGACTTCCACGTGCATCTGCCCGGTGGCTCAGCGCCGAAGGACGGCCCGGCCGCCGGCCTGCCGCTGGCGCTGGCGTTCGCGTCCCGGCTGTTCGACCGGAGCCTGCCGCCGGGACTGGCCGCACTGGGCGAGATCACCCTGCACGGCCGCGTCCTGCCCGTCGGCCGGATCGGCGAGCGGCTCGCCGGCGCCCGGCGGGCGGGGATCTCGCACGTGCTCCTGCCGGAGCGGAACCGCGTCGAGGTCGAGTCGTGCCGGGATCGCCGGCCGCCGGAGGGCCTGGAGATCACCTACGTCTCATCCGTGGAAGAGGCGCTCGAGACCGCCCTGGCGGTCGTTCCCCAGGGCCGGCCCGCCCCGGCCTGA